One Capra hircus breed San Clemente chromosome 29, ASM170441v1, whole genome shotgun sequence genomic region harbors:
- the CD6 gene encoding T-cell differentiation antigen CD6 isoform X4 — translation MVADMALFFVVAGLLTAALSGHPSPTPSDQPNTTRAESQTLQPGERLQVRLVNGSSRCDGTVEVWFQESWQPVCGALWELDASHALCSSLDCGQAHRLELPVLQTPEPPPWGAAWNASWAPTTTGALAPAVQCSGPEWLSCKVVERDCRSDEWPAQVNCTEKRDLKLVGGGSPCEGRVEMLQHGQWGSVCDDTWDLEDAHVVCRQLGCGWAVQALPGLHFAPGQGRIHWDQVNCTGLETYLWDCPGLPGNGYCGHKEDAGVVCSEHQSWRLTGGTDPCEGQVEVYFRGVWNTVCDSEWYDSEANVLCQDLGCGTVARVPKGLPHSLSGKMYYSCKGRESTLSKCFWRFNNSNLCRQSQAARVLCSGARSLLNLSTTEVPASGQPVTVESSVMVKTKDWESRELMLLIPCIILGILLLISLVFIAIILLRIKGKYALPAVVNHQHSPTTTPAGMENYQEVPITIAKEVPKLPIQVQAPPPEDWHSSSDSDYEHYDFRTQPPVALTTFYNSQRHRFTEEEAQQNRFQMPPLEEGPGLEEVHASEVPPANPEHCIAQPPSRDLPPRSKSSSSTSSGEMYCNSPNSKRPLWSSQVFSTERNPLLEQPPNLELAGSQATIPGPSADDSSSTSSGEWYQNYKLPPQPLSAEQFGCPGSHAPQPDFSSDEEYDDIGAA, via the exons GTCACCCATCTCCAACCCCATCTGACCAGCCCAACACCACCAGGGCAGAGAGCCAGACCTTGCAACCAG GGGAGCGACTCCAGGTCCGTCTGGTGAATGGGAGCAGCCGCTGCGACGGGACAGTGGAGGTCTGGTTCCAGGAGTCGTGGCAGCCCGTGTGCGGGGCGCTCTGGGAGCTCGATGCCTCCCACGCCCTGTGCAGCTCGCTGGACTGTGGCCAGGCTCACCGGCTGGAACTGCCGGTCCTGCAGACCCCGGAGCCGCCGCCCTGGGGAGCCGCGTGGAATGCCAGCTGGGCCCCCACCACCACAGGGGCCCTGGCCCCTGCCGTCCAGTGCAGCGGCCCTGAATGGCTGAGCTGCAAGGTGGTGGAGCGAGACTGCCGCAGCGACGAGTGGCCCGCCCAGGTCAACTGTACAG AAAAACGCGATTTGAAATTGGTGGGTGGTGGCAGCCCATGTGAGGGCCGCGTGGAGATGCTGCAGCACGGCCAGTGGGGTTCGGTGTGTGACGACACATGGGACCTGGAGGATGCTCACGTGGTGTGCCGGCAGCTGGGCTGCGGCTGGGCCGTCCAGGCCCTGCCCGGCTTGCACTTCGCCCCTGGCCAAGGACGCATCCACTGGGACCAAGTGAACTGCACTGGGTTGGAGACCTACCTGTGGGACTGCCCGGGGCTGCCCGGAAATGGGTACTGTGGCCACAAGGAGGACGCTGGAGTGGTGTGTTCAG agcACCAGTCCTGGCGCCTGACCGGGGGCACTGACCCCTGCGAGGGGCAGGTGGAGGTGTACTTCCGAGGGGTCTGGAACACAGTGTGTGACAGTGAGTGGTACGACTCAGAGGCCAACGTGCTCTGCCAGGACTTGGGCTGTGGGACCGTGGCCCGGGTGCCCAAGGGGCTGCCCCACTCCTTGTCGGGCAAGATGTACTACTCATGCAAGGGAAGGGAGTCCACCCTCTCCAAATGCTTCTGGCGGTTCAACAACTCCAACCTCTGCAGACAGTCCCAGGCAGCCAGGGTCCTCTGCTCAG GTGCCCGGAGTCTGCTCAATCTGTCCACTACTGAAGTCCCTGCAAGTGGTCAGCCAGTCACTGTGG AATCTTCTGTGATGGTGAAAACAAAGGACTGGGAATCTCGAGAGCTAATGCTCCTCATCCCCTGCATCATTCTGGGAATTCTCCTTCTCATCTCACTTGTTTTCATAGCCATCATCCTCTtgagaattaaaggaaaatacG CCCTCCCTGCTGTGGTAAACCACCAGCACTCACCCACCACCACCCCGGCAGGGATGGAAAACTATCAAGAGGTCCCCATCACCATCGCCAAAGAAG TTCCCAAGCTGCCCATCCAGgtccaggccccgccccccgaAGACTGGCATTCCAGCTCGGACTCAGACTATGAGCACTATGACTTCAGAACCCAGCCTCCTGTGGCCCTGACCACCTTCTACA ATTCCCAGCGGCACCGCTTCACAGAGGAGGAGGCCCAGCAGAACAGGTTCCAGATGCCCCCCTTGGAGGAAG gcccaggactggaagaggtgCATGCCTCCGAAGTTCCACCTGCCAACCCTGAACACTGCATTGCACAACCTCCCTCCCGGGACCTTCCCCCACGGAGCAAAAGCAGCTCCAGCACATCTTCGGGGGAGATGTATTGTAACAGCCCCAACAGCAAGCGACCTCTGTGGAGCTCTCAAGTGTTTTCGACAGAGAGGAACCCCCTCTTGGAGCAGCCCCCCAACTTGGAGCTGGCTGGCTCCCAGGCAACTATTCCAG GGCCCTCAGCTGATGACAGCTCCAGCACCTCCTCTGGCGAGTGGTACCAGAACTACAAGCTGCCGCCCCAGCCCCTTTCTGCTGAGCAGTTTGGATGTCCAG GGTCCCATGCTCCCCAGCCTGACTTCTCCTCTGATGAAGAATATGATGACATCGGAGCAGCCTAG
- the CD6 gene encoding T-cell differentiation antigen CD6 isoform X6 encodes MVADMALFFVVAGLLTAALSGHPSPTPSDQPNTTRAESQTLQPGERLQVRLVNGSSRCDGTVEVWFQESWQPVCGALWELDASHALCSSLDCGQAHRLELPVLQTPEPPPWGAAWNASWAPTTTGALAPAVQCSGPEWLSCKVVERDCRSDEWPAQVNCTEKRDLKLVGGGSPCEGRVEMLQHGQWGSVCDDTWDLEDAHVVCRQLGCGWAVQALPGLHFAPGQGRIHWDQVNCTGLETYLWDCPGLPGNGYCGHKEDAGVVCSGARSLLNLSTTEVPASGQPVTVESSVMVKTKDWESRELMLLIPCIILGILLLISLVFIAIILLRIKGKYALPAVVNHQHSPTTTPAGMENYQEVPITIAKEVPKLPIQVQAPPPEDWHSSSDSDYEHYDFRTQPPVALTTFYNSQRHRFTEEEAQQNRFQMPPLEEGPGLEEVHASEVPPANPEHCIAQPPSRDLPPRSKSSSSTSSGEMYCNSPNSKRPLWSSQVFSTERNPLLEQPPNLELAGSQATIPAGPSADDSSSTSSGEWYQNYKLPPQPLSAEQFGCPGASGGGSHAPQPDFSSDEEYDDIGAA; translated from the exons GTCACCCATCTCCAACCCCATCTGACCAGCCCAACACCACCAGGGCAGAGAGCCAGACCTTGCAACCAG GGGAGCGACTCCAGGTCCGTCTGGTGAATGGGAGCAGCCGCTGCGACGGGACAGTGGAGGTCTGGTTCCAGGAGTCGTGGCAGCCCGTGTGCGGGGCGCTCTGGGAGCTCGATGCCTCCCACGCCCTGTGCAGCTCGCTGGACTGTGGCCAGGCTCACCGGCTGGAACTGCCGGTCCTGCAGACCCCGGAGCCGCCGCCCTGGGGAGCCGCGTGGAATGCCAGCTGGGCCCCCACCACCACAGGGGCCCTGGCCCCTGCCGTCCAGTGCAGCGGCCCTGAATGGCTGAGCTGCAAGGTGGTGGAGCGAGACTGCCGCAGCGACGAGTGGCCCGCCCAGGTCAACTGTACAG AAAAACGCGATTTGAAATTGGTGGGTGGTGGCAGCCCATGTGAGGGCCGCGTGGAGATGCTGCAGCACGGCCAGTGGGGTTCGGTGTGTGACGACACATGGGACCTGGAGGATGCTCACGTGGTGTGCCGGCAGCTGGGCTGCGGCTGGGCCGTCCAGGCCCTGCCCGGCTTGCACTTCGCCCCTGGCCAAGGACGCATCCACTGGGACCAAGTGAACTGCACTGGGTTGGAGACCTACCTGTGGGACTGCCCGGGGCTGCCCGGAAATGGGTACTGTGGCCACAAGGAGGACGCTGGAGTGGTGTGTTCAG GTGCCCGGAGTCTGCTCAATCTGTCCACTACTGAAGTCCCTGCAAGTGGTCAGCCAGTCACTGTGG AATCTTCTGTGATGGTGAAAACAAAGGACTGGGAATCTCGAGAGCTAATGCTCCTCATCCCCTGCATCATTCTGGGAATTCTCCTTCTCATCTCACTTGTTTTCATAGCCATCATCCTCTtgagaattaaaggaaaatacG CCCTCCCTGCTGTGGTAAACCACCAGCACTCACCCACCACCACCCCGGCAGGGATGGAAAACTATCAAGAGGTCCCCATCACCATCGCCAAAGAAG TTCCCAAGCTGCCCATCCAGgtccaggccccgccccccgaAGACTGGCATTCCAGCTCGGACTCAGACTATGAGCACTATGACTTCAGAACCCAGCCTCCTGTGGCCCTGACCACCTTCTACA ATTCCCAGCGGCACCGCTTCACAGAGGAGGAGGCCCAGCAGAACAGGTTCCAGATGCCCCCCTTGGAGGAAG gcccaggactggaagaggtgCATGCCTCCGAAGTTCCACCTGCCAACCCTGAACACTGCATTGCACAACCTCCCTCCCGGGACCTTCCCCCACGGAGCAAAAGCAGCTCCAGCACATCTTCGGGGGAGATGTATTGTAACAGCCCCAACAGCAAGCGACCTCTGTGGAGCTCTCAAGTGTTTTCGACAGAGAGGAACCCCCTCTTGGAGCAGCCCCCCAACTTGGAGCTGGCTGGCTCCCAGGCAACTATTCCAG CAGGGCCCTCAGCTGATGACAGCTCCAGCACCTCCTCTGGCGAGTGGTACCAGAACTACAAGCTGCCGCCCCAGCCCCTTTCTGCTGAGCAGTTTGGATGTCCAGGTGCCAGTGGCGGGG GGTCCCATGCTCCCCAGCCTGACTTCTCCTCTGATGAAGAATATGATGACATCGGAGCAGCCTAG
- the CD6 gene encoding T-cell differentiation antigen CD6 isoform X2 — translation MVADMALFFVVAGLLTAALSGHPSPTPSDQPNTTRAESQTLQPGERLQVRLVNGSSRCDGTVEVWFQESWQPVCGALWELDASHALCSSLDCGQAHRLELPVLQTPEPPPWGAAWNASWAPTTTGALAPAVQCSGPEWLSCKVVERDCRSDEWPAQVNCTEKRDLKLVGGGSPCEGRVEMLQHGQWGSVCDDTWDLEDAHVVCRQLGCGWAVQALPGLHFAPGQGRIHWDQVNCTGLETYLWDCPGLPGNGYCGHKEDAGVVCSEHQSWRLTGGTDPCEGQVEVYFRGVWNTVCDSEWYDSEANVLCQDLGCGTVARVPKGLPHSLSGKMYYSCKGRESTLSKCFWRFNNSNLCRQSQAARVLCSGARSLLNLSTTEVPASGQPVTVESSVMVKTKDWESRELMLLIPCIILGILLLISLVFIAIILLRIKGKYALPAVVNHQHSPTTTPAGMENYQEVPITIAKEVPKLPIQVQAPPPEDWHSSSDSDYEHYDFRTQPPVALTTFYNSQRHRFTEEEAQQNRFQMPPLEEGPGLEEVHASEVPPANPEHCIAQPPSRDLPPRSKSSSSTSSGEMYCNSPNSKRPLWSSQVFSTERNPLLEQPPNLELAGSQATIPGPSADDSSSTSSGEWYQNYKLPPQPLSAEQFGCPGASGGGSHAPQPDFSSDEEYDDIGAA, via the exons GTCACCCATCTCCAACCCCATCTGACCAGCCCAACACCACCAGGGCAGAGAGCCAGACCTTGCAACCAG GGGAGCGACTCCAGGTCCGTCTGGTGAATGGGAGCAGCCGCTGCGACGGGACAGTGGAGGTCTGGTTCCAGGAGTCGTGGCAGCCCGTGTGCGGGGCGCTCTGGGAGCTCGATGCCTCCCACGCCCTGTGCAGCTCGCTGGACTGTGGCCAGGCTCACCGGCTGGAACTGCCGGTCCTGCAGACCCCGGAGCCGCCGCCCTGGGGAGCCGCGTGGAATGCCAGCTGGGCCCCCACCACCACAGGGGCCCTGGCCCCTGCCGTCCAGTGCAGCGGCCCTGAATGGCTGAGCTGCAAGGTGGTGGAGCGAGACTGCCGCAGCGACGAGTGGCCCGCCCAGGTCAACTGTACAG AAAAACGCGATTTGAAATTGGTGGGTGGTGGCAGCCCATGTGAGGGCCGCGTGGAGATGCTGCAGCACGGCCAGTGGGGTTCGGTGTGTGACGACACATGGGACCTGGAGGATGCTCACGTGGTGTGCCGGCAGCTGGGCTGCGGCTGGGCCGTCCAGGCCCTGCCCGGCTTGCACTTCGCCCCTGGCCAAGGACGCATCCACTGGGACCAAGTGAACTGCACTGGGTTGGAGACCTACCTGTGGGACTGCCCGGGGCTGCCCGGAAATGGGTACTGTGGCCACAAGGAGGACGCTGGAGTGGTGTGTTCAG agcACCAGTCCTGGCGCCTGACCGGGGGCACTGACCCCTGCGAGGGGCAGGTGGAGGTGTACTTCCGAGGGGTCTGGAACACAGTGTGTGACAGTGAGTGGTACGACTCAGAGGCCAACGTGCTCTGCCAGGACTTGGGCTGTGGGACCGTGGCCCGGGTGCCCAAGGGGCTGCCCCACTCCTTGTCGGGCAAGATGTACTACTCATGCAAGGGAAGGGAGTCCACCCTCTCCAAATGCTTCTGGCGGTTCAACAACTCCAACCTCTGCAGACAGTCCCAGGCAGCCAGGGTCCTCTGCTCAG GTGCCCGGAGTCTGCTCAATCTGTCCACTACTGAAGTCCCTGCAAGTGGTCAGCCAGTCACTGTGG AATCTTCTGTGATGGTGAAAACAAAGGACTGGGAATCTCGAGAGCTAATGCTCCTCATCCCCTGCATCATTCTGGGAATTCTCCTTCTCATCTCACTTGTTTTCATAGCCATCATCCTCTtgagaattaaaggaaaatacG CCCTCCCTGCTGTGGTAAACCACCAGCACTCACCCACCACCACCCCGGCAGGGATGGAAAACTATCAAGAGGTCCCCATCACCATCGCCAAAGAAG TTCCCAAGCTGCCCATCCAGgtccaggccccgccccccgaAGACTGGCATTCCAGCTCGGACTCAGACTATGAGCACTATGACTTCAGAACCCAGCCTCCTGTGGCCCTGACCACCTTCTACA ATTCCCAGCGGCACCGCTTCACAGAGGAGGAGGCCCAGCAGAACAGGTTCCAGATGCCCCCCTTGGAGGAAG gcccaggactggaagaggtgCATGCCTCCGAAGTTCCACCTGCCAACCCTGAACACTGCATTGCACAACCTCCCTCCCGGGACCTTCCCCCACGGAGCAAAAGCAGCTCCAGCACATCTTCGGGGGAGATGTATTGTAACAGCCCCAACAGCAAGCGACCTCTGTGGAGCTCTCAAGTGTTTTCGACAGAGAGGAACCCCCTCTTGGAGCAGCCCCCCAACTTGGAGCTGGCTGGCTCCCAGGCAACTATTCCAG GGCCCTCAGCTGATGACAGCTCCAGCACCTCCTCTGGCGAGTGGTACCAGAACTACAAGCTGCCGCCCCAGCCCCTTTCTGCTGAGCAGTTTGGATGTCCAGGTGCCAGTGGCGGGG GGTCCCATGCTCCCCAGCCTGACTTCTCCTCTGATGAAGAATATGATGACATCGGAGCAGCCTAG
- the CD6 gene encoding T-cell differentiation antigen CD6 isoform X3, translated as MVADMALFFVVAGLLTAALSGHPSPTPSDQPNTTRAESQTLQPGERLQVRLVNGSSRCDGTVEVWFQESWQPVCGALWELDASHALCSSLDCGQAHRLELPVLQTPEPPPWGAAWNASWAPTTTGALAPAVQCSGPEWLSCKVVERDCRSDEWPAQVNCTEKRDLKLVGGGSPCEGRVEMLQHGQWGSVCDDTWDLEDAHVVCRQLGCGWAVQALPGLHFAPGQGRIHWDQVNCTGLETYLWDCPGLPGNGYCGHKEDAGVVCSEHQSWRLTGGTDPCEGQVEVYFRGVWNTVCDSEWYDSEANVLCQDLGCGTVARVPKGLPHSLSGKMYYSCKGRESTLSKCFWRFNNSNLCRQSQAARVLCSGARSLLNLSTTEVPASGQPVTVESSVMVKTKDWESRELMLLIPCIILGILLLISLVFIAIILLRIKGKYALPAVVNHQHSPTTTPAGMENYQEVPITIAKEVPKLPIQVQAPPPEDWHSSSDSDYEHYDFRTQPPVALTTFYNSQRHRFTEEEAQQNRFQMPPLEEGPGLEEVHASEVPPANPEHCIAQPPSRDLPPRSKSSSSTSSGEMYCNSPNSKRPLWSSQVFSTERNPLLEQPPNLELAGSQATIPAGPSADDSSSTSSGEWYQNYKLPPQPLSAEQFGCPGSHAPQPDFSSDEEYDDIGAA; from the exons GTCACCCATCTCCAACCCCATCTGACCAGCCCAACACCACCAGGGCAGAGAGCCAGACCTTGCAACCAG GGGAGCGACTCCAGGTCCGTCTGGTGAATGGGAGCAGCCGCTGCGACGGGACAGTGGAGGTCTGGTTCCAGGAGTCGTGGCAGCCCGTGTGCGGGGCGCTCTGGGAGCTCGATGCCTCCCACGCCCTGTGCAGCTCGCTGGACTGTGGCCAGGCTCACCGGCTGGAACTGCCGGTCCTGCAGACCCCGGAGCCGCCGCCCTGGGGAGCCGCGTGGAATGCCAGCTGGGCCCCCACCACCACAGGGGCCCTGGCCCCTGCCGTCCAGTGCAGCGGCCCTGAATGGCTGAGCTGCAAGGTGGTGGAGCGAGACTGCCGCAGCGACGAGTGGCCCGCCCAGGTCAACTGTACAG AAAAACGCGATTTGAAATTGGTGGGTGGTGGCAGCCCATGTGAGGGCCGCGTGGAGATGCTGCAGCACGGCCAGTGGGGTTCGGTGTGTGACGACACATGGGACCTGGAGGATGCTCACGTGGTGTGCCGGCAGCTGGGCTGCGGCTGGGCCGTCCAGGCCCTGCCCGGCTTGCACTTCGCCCCTGGCCAAGGACGCATCCACTGGGACCAAGTGAACTGCACTGGGTTGGAGACCTACCTGTGGGACTGCCCGGGGCTGCCCGGAAATGGGTACTGTGGCCACAAGGAGGACGCTGGAGTGGTGTGTTCAG agcACCAGTCCTGGCGCCTGACCGGGGGCACTGACCCCTGCGAGGGGCAGGTGGAGGTGTACTTCCGAGGGGTCTGGAACACAGTGTGTGACAGTGAGTGGTACGACTCAGAGGCCAACGTGCTCTGCCAGGACTTGGGCTGTGGGACCGTGGCCCGGGTGCCCAAGGGGCTGCCCCACTCCTTGTCGGGCAAGATGTACTACTCATGCAAGGGAAGGGAGTCCACCCTCTCCAAATGCTTCTGGCGGTTCAACAACTCCAACCTCTGCAGACAGTCCCAGGCAGCCAGGGTCCTCTGCTCAG GTGCCCGGAGTCTGCTCAATCTGTCCACTACTGAAGTCCCTGCAAGTGGTCAGCCAGTCACTGTGG AATCTTCTGTGATGGTGAAAACAAAGGACTGGGAATCTCGAGAGCTAATGCTCCTCATCCCCTGCATCATTCTGGGAATTCTCCTTCTCATCTCACTTGTTTTCATAGCCATCATCCTCTtgagaattaaaggaaaatacG CCCTCCCTGCTGTGGTAAACCACCAGCACTCACCCACCACCACCCCGGCAGGGATGGAAAACTATCAAGAGGTCCCCATCACCATCGCCAAAGAAG TTCCCAAGCTGCCCATCCAGgtccaggccccgccccccgaAGACTGGCATTCCAGCTCGGACTCAGACTATGAGCACTATGACTTCAGAACCCAGCCTCCTGTGGCCCTGACCACCTTCTACA ATTCCCAGCGGCACCGCTTCACAGAGGAGGAGGCCCAGCAGAACAGGTTCCAGATGCCCCCCTTGGAGGAAG gcccaggactggaagaggtgCATGCCTCCGAAGTTCCACCTGCCAACCCTGAACACTGCATTGCACAACCTCCCTCCCGGGACCTTCCCCCACGGAGCAAAAGCAGCTCCAGCACATCTTCGGGGGAGATGTATTGTAACAGCCCCAACAGCAAGCGACCTCTGTGGAGCTCTCAAGTGTTTTCGACAGAGAGGAACCCCCTCTTGGAGCAGCCCCCCAACTTGGAGCTGGCTGGCTCCCAGGCAACTATTCCAG CAGGGCCCTCAGCTGATGACAGCTCCAGCACCTCCTCTGGCGAGTGGTACCAGAACTACAAGCTGCCGCCCCAGCCCCTTTCTGCTGAGCAGTTTGGATGTCCAG GGTCCCATGCTCCCCAGCCTGACTTCTCCTCTGATGAAGAATATGATGACATCGGAGCAGCCTAG
- the CD6 gene encoding T-cell differentiation antigen CD6 isoform X1, with protein MVADMALFFVVAGLLTAALSGHPSPTPSDQPNTTRAESQTLQPGERLQVRLVNGSSRCDGTVEVWFQESWQPVCGALWELDASHALCSSLDCGQAHRLELPVLQTPEPPPWGAAWNASWAPTTTGALAPAVQCSGPEWLSCKVVERDCRSDEWPAQVNCTEKRDLKLVGGGSPCEGRVEMLQHGQWGSVCDDTWDLEDAHVVCRQLGCGWAVQALPGLHFAPGQGRIHWDQVNCTGLETYLWDCPGLPGNGYCGHKEDAGVVCSEHQSWRLTGGTDPCEGQVEVYFRGVWNTVCDSEWYDSEANVLCQDLGCGTVARVPKGLPHSLSGKMYYSCKGRESTLSKCFWRFNNSNLCRQSQAARVLCSGARSLLNLSTTEVPASGQPVTVESSVMVKTKDWESRELMLLIPCIILGILLLISLVFIAIILLRIKGKYALPAVVNHQHSPTTTPAGMENYQEVPITIAKEVPKLPIQVQAPPPEDWHSSSDSDYEHYDFRTQPPVALTTFYNSQRHRFTEEEAQQNRFQMPPLEEGPGLEEVHASEVPPANPEHCIAQPPSRDLPPRSKSSSSTSSGEMYCNSPNSKRPLWSSQVFSTERNPLLEQPPNLELAGSQATIPAGPSADDSSSTSSGEWYQNYKLPPQPLSAEQFGCPGASGGGSHAPQPDFSSDEEYDDIGAA; from the exons GTCACCCATCTCCAACCCCATCTGACCAGCCCAACACCACCAGGGCAGAGAGCCAGACCTTGCAACCAG GGGAGCGACTCCAGGTCCGTCTGGTGAATGGGAGCAGCCGCTGCGACGGGACAGTGGAGGTCTGGTTCCAGGAGTCGTGGCAGCCCGTGTGCGGGGCGCTCTGGGAGCTCGATGCCTCCCACGCCCTGTGCAGCTCGCTGGACTGTGGCCAGGCTCACCGGCTGGAACTGCCGGTCCTGCAGACCCCGGAGCCGCCGCCCTGGGGAGCCGCGTGGAATGCCAGCTGGGCCCCCACCACCACAGGGGCCCTGGCCCCTGCCGTCCAGTGCAGCGGCCCTGAATGGCTGAGCTGCAAGGTGGTGGAGCGAGACTGCCGCAGCGACGAGTGGCCCGCCCAGGTCAACTGTACAG AAAAACGCGATTTGAAATTGGTGGGTGGTGGCAGCCCATGTGAGGGCCGCGTGGAGATGCTGCAGCACGGCCAGTGGGGTTCGGTGTGTGACGACACATGGGACCTGGAGGATGCTCACGTGGTGTGCCGGCAGCTGGGCTGCGGCTGGGCCGTCCAGGCCCTGCCCGGCTTGCACTTCGCCCCTGGCCAAGGACGCATCCACTGGGACCAAGTGAACTGCACTGGGTTGGAGACCTACCTGTGGGACTGCCCGGGGCTGCCCGGAAATGGGTACTGTGGCCACAAGGAGGACGCTGGAGTGGTGTGTTCAG agcACCAGTCCTGGCGCCTGACCGGGGGCACTGACCCCTGCGAGGGGCAGGTGGAGGTGTACTTCCGAGGGGTCTGGAACACAGTGTGTGACAGTGAGTGGTACGACTCAGAGGCCAACGTGCTCTGCCAGGACTTGGGCTGTGGGACCGTGGCCCGGGTGCCCAAGGGGCTGCCCCACTCCTTGTCGGGCAAGATGTACTACTCATGCAAGGGAAGGGAGTCCACCCTCTCCAAATGCTTCTGGCGGTTCAACAACTCCAACCTCTGCAGACAGTCCCAGGCAGCCAGGGTCCTCTGCTCAG GTGCCCGGAGTCTGCTCAATCTGTCCACTACTGAAGTCCCTGCAAGTGGTCAGCCAGTCACTGTGG AATCTTCTGTGATGGTGAAAACAAAGGACTGGGAATCTCGAGAGCTAATGCTCCTCATCCCCTGCATCATTCTGGGAATTCTCCTTCTCATCTCACTTGTTTTCATAGCCATCATCCTCTtgagaattaaaggaaaatacG CCCTCCCTGCTGTGGTAAACCACCAGCACTCACCCACCACCACCCCGGCAGGGATGGAAAACTATCAAGAGGTCCCCATCACCATCGCCAAAGAAG TTCCCAAGCTGCCCATCCAGgtccaggccccgccccccgaAGACTGGCATTCCAGCTCGGACTCAGACTATGAGCACTATGACTTCAGAACCCAGCCTCCTGTGGCCCTGACCACCTTCTACA ATTCCCAGCGGCACCGCTTCACAGAGGAGGAGGCCCAGCAGAACAGGTTCCAGATGCCCCCCTTGGAGGAAG gcccaggactggaagaggtgCATGCCTCCGAAGTTCCACCTGCCAACCCTGAACACTGCATTGCACAACCTCCCTCCCGGGACCTTCCCCCACGGAGCAAAAGCAGCTCCAGCACATCTTCGGGGGAGATGTATTGTAACAGCCCCAACAGCAAGCGACCTCTGTGGAGCTCTCAAGTGTTTTCGACAGAGAGGAACCCCCTCTTGGAGCAGCCCCCCAACTTGGAGCTGGCTGGCTCCCAGGCAACTATTCCAG CAGGGCCCTCAGCTGATGACAGCTCCAGCACCTCCTCTGGCGAGTGGTACCAGAACTACAAGCTGCCGCCCCAGCCCCTTTCTGCTGAGCAGTTTGGATGTCCAGGTGCCAGTGGCGGGG GGTCCCATGCTCCCCAGCCTGACTTCTCCTCTGATGAAGAATATGATGACATCGGAGCAGCCTAG